In Megalobrama amblycephala isolate DHTTF-2021 linkage group LG21, ASM1881202v1, whole genome shotgun sequence, the genomic stretch gagagggaccatatgttctctaagcagagttgatttaactctggggattttgctgtgtatatgTCAAGGTTTTGGTTTATTCGCCCCAAATTGGTTTACTTCCAAGAAAACTAAACaaagagaaatattaaatattagcaCTTTTTACTGAAGCAAAAAAGGCCACCATAAtatgtattataaaataaatagttctAGTCCTGGATGCCACAGCATCTGTAACTCAATAGAACAATGTTTGATGCTATCATGTCGCAGTACTgtcttttattacatttaatacaGAATGCAAAGTTCACATCTGAGGTAAAATAGGATTTATTTCACCATGGCACTGAATATTGTTTTGGGTCCAGTGCTGCTTGGGTAGAACCTATTCATTATTCTTCATCAAGACCTTAACTTAATCCATAATCTACCCATAATTCTCAATCTCACCTGTGTACTTGACCAAAGTCCGGCCTGTGGAAATTTCCCAGAGTTTGGCAACGGAATCCTTTCCGCTGGACAGAATGTACTTGGAGTTTTTGGAGAAGACGGCCGAGCAGACCTCAGCGCCGTCGTGGGCTTTCTCAAAGGTGGTCACGCACCGGTTAGACACTCCGTCCCACAGtttgatgctgccatctttgctACAGGTGACGTAGCTGTTGGCGCTGGGATTGTAACAGACTCCGCTGATGGTGTCTGTGTGCTGATCCAGAGGGTTGCAGGACACGAAACATTGGAAAGTGTTGACATCATAAAGGCGCAGAGTTGGGTGTTGCGTGCCCACCAGCAAGAAATCCCCAGATGGGTGGAAAGAGATGGAGCGCAGCATTTCAGCTTCCTGTagaaaatgaaagagagaaTCATTCCAAAGAAATCCATGCAAAAGGCTTAAATAAACgaagtagtgttgtcaaaagtaccatcttcgataccaagtcggtactgaaattttaaaaatgtgacgctttaaacggattcgtaaacacctctgattggccactgtgttcacgtgctcaacatatatgtctggGATTGGCTACTGCTACCTTGCCTACCTTTTCAAACCAATTTAGCGCATGGGTCTTCAACCCTGATTCTGAAGATTTAGTTAGTCTATATACCTGTATGTGCTTGAAGGCTCTTTTTGCAGATGGCTTTGAATAATCGAAGAGTTTGAGGGTGTAATCCCGAGAGCCGGAGGCCAGGATCTGCTCGGTCGGGTGAAAAGCCAGGCATGTGACCTCATCCACATGATCATACAAGGTTCTGATCACAGGGTGGTTCTCCATGTTCTGCTGGGCCGTTTCGTTCATCATCACCTGTAATCGCACATTCAGATTGTTCAACTGGAGTAAACTACATATTATAAAAGTAGGATGAAATGAAAGTAGCGGCAGATGTACATCTGAGTGTAATGGATTACtgaaaatgaataatatttagAAATGTGGGCACTGAATTCAAAAATGATTGGAGAATCATCACCAAACACAAGTCTTTGTTTTCACCAGAAGATTCAGTTATGACATTATAAACCATTACACgatcaaaacatttttaaaaaagatgaaaCGTATGCAAAGATGAACTGTTCACAATAAGATTTAGAATGAATTTTGAATGAATggtgaatttttatttcattccgACTTTAAAATCAACAGAAAACCACTGACTTCAGGCAAAGGTGGCACTCACCTCCAGAGGCATGGCACTTTTGGCCAGCATGCGCTCAGTATCCAGGATCTTAATGGAGGCGTCGGCGGAGCCCGTTGCAATGAGCTGGCCATCGCGGCTGTAGGTGGCCACACGGCACGGGCCCTTATGGGACGTCACATAGCAGGTCTCGTACTCCGATGCTTCTGGGGACATGGTCTGCACGTCTGCATCGAACTCCAGGTCGATGCCCACACCGGGCGCCACGGTGTCTGAGCGGCCAATTGCGTACTGCACTGCACTGTCATCGTTCTCCATTCCTAGGAAATCAGATGAAAGTACTTTTGTGGCTTCTTCAACAAGAATAGCttataaattattcataatcgTAACTATAAACTTGCCAATGTTTCATTACAGTACTTCACCCAATTGCTACTTTTGAATAAACAATTACTCGTTTTGGAATTGTGTTTATTGCAAAGTGTTCTGGATTGACGTTTCTAAGAAATTTATCCACAAACTTCTATATAAGACagaaatttgcatttttaaccattttcatattatttttaccattattttattactattcCTTGCAACATTTTACCttcttaaaaatgtaaataaaggcattttcaagaaaaatgttaaagaaCTCTAATTCAATTGCTTGTTTAACACTTCTGTGGTGTAAGATGATATAGCACGCTTAATTGATTTCATAATTTCATGTACTGCAACCTTCTTAGAATATGTAGTTTATATTTTGTTGCAAAAAAAGAGAGGCTTATTTGGTACAGGTTCAGTTTATTGTCATTTAGCAATTATAGAGGAGAGGTAAAGCTACAGTAAAAGGTTTTCCAGCTTGTGTATTCATACCTATCTTGGCCAGCTGCATGAGCTGCTCTGATGGAGACACCACACTCTGGGGCTTCACCTCAGTGATCAGGCTGTTGGCGATGGTGGTGTAGCCGTCATAGAGAAGCTGGCTGATGATCAGCCTGTACAGGTGATGTCTGTCCTTCAATGTGGGCTTTGGCCGGAACATCTTTGCTTCCTACAAGTGAATAAAGTGAGATAGAAACGCTCAGAATGCACGTAGTTTTGTGTTTCTAAACCTAATaagctgcctacctagacaaCATGCTTAGGCGCGTTTTATGATACTCAAAATGTTGTCTAGGTAGGCAACTCGCTAGGGTTCAAAACACAGTCATTGTTGTTTATTCTAGTGCATTGTTGTCGCAAATCTGTACGTGATATAGGCAGCGgcgtattattttaaatgtggttTGTGTCTGTTTCTGAAATTAGGCTTGAAGTAAACAAATGTTTCAATATAAACGGAGTATCATTCATTTGAAGTTGCACAAAATACGACTTACCAATTCACGACTTCAGGAGATGCGCACACGCTCTGTACGTCTGACGTCACGACGCACGCATATACGGTAGAGTTGTGGGAATAAACCCGATAAATTAAAAGTCTCTGGCTAATTTAAAGTAAAAGTCCCCGACTGATTGTTTTCGTTCAATTTTCACacagattatttttatgatgttaaaaaaaaaaaaaaaatcagtaaaaaaTACTGGTAACACTATATAATTAatcaaatcatttaaaattaaaataataatataatgcaaattaaaataataatataatgcaaataaaatatccaaaaacgaatttatttcatatttaaatgttcCTGAACAGCTGATCTATTTATTAATGGCTTAGTTATTAtagtataaattattatattataagaaaTAGCATTTAGAGTTGTATAATGGCAGAAAGAGCAGGAGTGGGAATATTAAatggaaatattaataataattaaataaaaatgtgcaaaagGGGCAATATAAATCTAGTCCCTCCTTAAAAACAGCAAATCATCTGTTCAGGATGGATATCCACATGTCAGAATCCTGTAAATATGCCTCGAAAAACAAACAGCACACCATGGTAATTTTTAAATCTCCTTTTTCCTCTTTAATGTATTTACAAGCTTTACATTTCCTCTGTAGTTCTTCATTACAAGGACACTGAGCAATCCTGGCAACGCTCTGACATTAGTGTTTGCGCTTCACCTTCAATGCATACAGGTATTtgatgtctgaataattttcattCTGTTCAGGAtgcatattaatttttattgtgTTTGTCATGTTATTTGAAAGATCGCAAAAGCCGAAGCAGAAGAACCAGTGGTGGGAATTTCTCCAAACAGCCTGAAACATCAGCAACGTTAGCCGATCCCGGACCTCGAGCCAAAAAACGTATCTGTTTAATTCTTTCGCTGGAAAATTTACCCTGTTTTAAGGTGAATCACATGAATCCAGGGAGGCTGCTGacacatttaaacaaaattaatattattgtta encodes the following:
- the cstf1 gene encoding cleavage stimulation factor subunit 1; this translates as MFRPKPTLKDRHHLYRLIISQLLYDGYTTIANSLITEVKPQSVVSPSEQLMQLAKIGMENDDSAVQYAIGRSDTVAPGVGIDLEFDADVQTMSPEASEYETCYVTSHKGPCRVATYSRDGQLIATGSADASIKILDTERMLAKSAMPLEVMMNETAQQNMENHPVIRTLYDHVDEVTCLAFHPTEQILASGSRDYTLKLFDYSKPSAKRAFKHIQEAEMLRSISFHPSGDFLLVGTQHPTLRLYDVNTFQCFVSCNPLDQHTDTISGVCYNPSANSYVTCSKDGSIKLWDGVSNRCVTTFEKAHDGAEVCSAVFSKNSKYILSSGKDSVAKLWEISTGRTLVKYTGAGLSGRQTHRTQGVFNHTEDYVLLPDERTISLCCWDSRTAERKNLLSLGHNNIVRCIVHSPTNPGFMTCSDDFRARFWYRRTTTD